ACGCTCGCACTCTGATCTGATCCACTCCCTGCACTCGTCCGGATCGGATTCACCGAAGTCCATCACGAACTCTATGGATATCAGATCGCCGCGCGCTGTCACCGCAGCCCTCTCGATGTTGATGTCCCTGGCGGACGCGACAGATGCGACATCTCTTATAATTCCAACCCTGTCCCGTGCTATTATAGTGACCACATAGAGGTTCTTCCTGCTCCTCCTTATTCCACGGTACCTCTCCAGCGGCAGGAACATGCACTGGATCCCAAGTGACTCAGAGCGTCTCTGCATCTCCCCCTCAAGCTCCTCTGGTGTGATCGCTGCCCTGCTGAAATCCGCGACCACAGACATGATGAACAGACCCTGGAGCACCCTCTGATCCATGTCCACTATGTTCACATTCCGCTCTGCGGGGAGCTGGAGTATATCGCGTATGAGGCCGGGCCGGTCCCTCCCCACGAATGATATCACCCACAGGTCTTTAAAATGATCTTCAGGATTGGCGCACATAACCAGCATGCTCCTTCGTCCATCTCAGTGAATCTGCCGTATGAGTTCTGACAGTGATGTGCAAAGCGCGGATGCAGCTCATTGAGGGCAGCCTGCTGTTTCTCGATCCCATGCGCTCCCGGGAGCCACCTCCGCAGAGCGGGCGTTCAGAGGGGATCTCCGGGCCTGAGATCTGATCCGGCCTGTGCTCATGCGTGCGCAAAAGAAATCTGGAGACGGATGACATTGGGCGTGATGGATGCATTTCTAGTATTTAGATTTGAAGCTGTGACCTCCTCTCAGGCCCGAAGACGGAGCTTCCTGCTGCTCTCCATCAGTGGTCTGATACCTCCGGGATGCATCGACCTCTGTGGTAGCAGAAGCTCTCCACAATGCCTCTCCGAGGTCTCTGTACATTCGGGCGAGAGCGGATCCTGCTGTTATTGCTATGGGCTCGCGCTCTCCGGATACGACCACGAGCACATCTCCCCTGTCTGGTATCATCGCGCAGATCCCCCTCTCCCTCCACGGGTGGATTCTCCGCTCTGCGCCCGGGATGTTCCACGAAGGTATATCTTCGGGAGATACAGCCCTGATCGATACGCTTCGTTCATGTATATTTTTTATGATTTCATTCACATGCCGGAATATGTTGTACAGATCTCCCAGACTCTCGAGCAGGGCTGGGTTGATTATGAGGATATCCCTCTCAGCTCTGGATAGCACCTCCACAACCTTCTCGCACACCCTGCCGGCTCCCTGATGCACCCATATCCCCATCTCCTCCTCGCGCCCGGAGCCATCAGCTGAGTACACCTCCTCCAGCGCGTGCAGCGCAGCCTCTGCATCGGTCATGAAGCTGCTCTTAAGGCGCTCGAGCGCTGCAGCAGGATCCGCGACCCTGTACCTCATGGGCTTCGAGGGCTGGACCTCCACTATGCCCCTCATCACGAGCCTCTTCAGAGCGCCATAAACCGCAGGCCTGGGTATTCCGGAGATCTGGTGGATCTCAGAGGCTATCCCCGCCTTGAGTCGGGTCAGTGCTGTGTAAACCCTGGCCTCGTACTCCGTGAGCCCGAGGTCGCGCAGAGCTTTGATCGCATTCTTCTCCGACATCCTGGCTATATCTTTGATAGAAGGTTTTATATGTCTTTCTGTAAAGTAACAGTATGGTCGTTATGGCATTAAATACAATAGACAGAGATGTGGCTTCCGTCTGTCCGGTGTGTCTCAGGACTGTAAGTGCGCACATATTCCAGCGGGATCAGGCGGTCATGATCCGGAAGTCCTGTCCGGAGCATGGAGAGTTCGAGGATGTCTATTGGTCCGATGCCGAGCTTTACAGAAGGTTTATGAGATATGTTGAGACTGGCAGAGGCATAGAGAACTTCATCACAAAGGGAGACTGCCCGCTCAGCTGCGGTCTCTGTGATAACCATAAAACCTCAACGCTTCTCGCGAACATAGATGTTACGACGAGATGCAACCTCGCATGCCCGATATGCTTTGCAGATGCATCTCCAAAGAGGGTCTACGAGCCCACAATGGAGCAGATCGAGCGCATGCTGAGGATCCTGCGGGAGGAGCGACCTGTACCATGCTACGCTGTGCAGTTCTCGGGCGGAGAGCCCACTGTACGTGAGGATCTCCCTGAGATAATGGCCCTCGCCAGGAGCATGGGCTTCACGCAGATCCAGATCGCCACAAATGGCCTGAGGCTTGCGTCATCCCCAGGTCTTGCGAGAGAGCTCAGCGAGGCTGGACTGAGCACGGTCTATCTCCAGTTCGATGGGGTGGATGAAGGGCCGTATATCAAAATGAGGGGCAGGGACCTCCTCGGCGTGAAGCTCCGCGCGATAGAGTCCTGCAGGAGAGGTGGGCTGAATAGCGTGGTTCTGGTACCGACTGTCGCGAAGGGAGTTAATGACGTTCAGCTGGGAGAGATCATAAGATTCGCGAGCCGTAATGTGGATGTCGTCCGCGGGGTCAACATGCAGCCCATATCATTTGCGGGAAGGGTCGAGGAGGCGGAGCGAAAATCGAACAGGATCACCATACCTGACCTGATACTCTCCATCGAGGAGCAGACTGATGGGGAGATCTCCAGGGATGATTTCTATCCGGTCCCCTTCGTCGCCCCGGTCTCAAGGATCGTGGAGGTGCTGACCGAGAGGCCCAGACTTGTCTTCACAGTCCATCCATGCTGCGGTGCTGCCACCTACGTCTACTGTGAGGGAGACAGGCTGATACCCATAACGAGGTTTGTGGATGTGGAGGGCCTGATGGAGAGGCTCAGGGATATCCTGCAGGACTACAACGGATCGAGGATATCAAGGCTGAAGATTCAGGGGTCACTTCTGAAGGACCTCCCAGGGTTTATAGATGAGAGCAGAGCCCCGAAGGATCTGCACATCACAAAGCTCCTGATGAATGTGCTCAGAACAGGCACCTTCGATTCGCTGAGGGAGTTCCACTCAAGGAATCTGTTCATAGGCATCATGCACTTCCAGGATCTGTACAACCTGGATCTAGAAAGGGTCAGCAGATGCGGTATACATTACGCCACCCCGGATGGCAGGATCATACCGTTCTGCACGTACAACACGATCCACAGGAGCGAGGTGGAGAATCGGTACTCCATCGCTGAGGCATGCGCACCGCCACAGCGTCTGGGTGTGTCTCCGGTCACATAGCTGCTCCCCCGTTTAAATCCGGCCTGCAGATAGGCACAGCGACTTCACGGGTGCCTGCCGGTTCCTGGCGCAGCTGCCGGCCGCACATCCTGCAGATTCGCCCCGCGCACGCCGGTGAAAACAATCTCCCAAAGGAGGATGGCAGCATGAGATACTCAGTGGAGTTGATATCGCCAGAGAGAAAGATCGAGCTCGCCGAGGAGTACGCGGATCAGGTCCTGTATGAGGTCAAATCCGAGATATACGGATGCTGCATAAAGCTCCTCACAGGCATGCGTGACGTGAGGGGCAGGTGGGAGGATAGCTTCTACTTCATGTCCCAGAGCGTCCGCTCCCACGGGCGGATGTATGTTGTTAATGATCCAGGCGGGAAGAACCGAGTTCTCTATGATCCCCATTCGAAGACCGCGTTCCTTTTGAACTTCGATTACTATGGATGGATAAAGTCTCTGGCTTTATCACTTGCTGGAGACATACTGGAGGATGAGCACGGTATCCACTCGGTGCATGGCGCATGCCTTGACCTCGATGGCAGGGGCATATGCATCATCGGAGGCCCTGGCACGGGAAAGACGACCCACACCTACGGCCTTCTCAGGGATCCCAGGGTGAGGGTGGTATCGGATGACTGGTTCTTCGGGAGGATCTACGGCAAAGATGTCCTGGGCTACGGATCCGAGAAGAACTTCTACATAAGATCTGAGCTCTCGGGCATCTGGAGGGAGTTCTCCTGGCTTGTGGAGAGGGCGGAGCTCGATTCCATGGGTCGTGGAGTCGTAGACCTGAGATGGGCCATAGGGAAGGGCAGAATACTGCCTCTCACCACCATCCGACACGTGTTCATTCTCAAACGAGATCATTCAGACAAACAGATCGTACGTCTCTCTTCTGAGGATGCCCTTCAGATAGTCGAAAAAAACGGTTACTTCAACCCCCATCTGCTCGTCGATGGGGATCTCAAGAGGAGGATACGGAGCGGGTTCTTCAGGGCGATGCTCTCCAGCGCATCTGTATGGGAGGTCAACACCACAGGAACGCCTGAGGAGACCCAGTCTATGATAAGAGATGCGATCGGCGTTTAGTCCAACGCCTGTGACCTTCACCTGATGTCCATCTTCACCTTTCCCATCGAGGAGAGGTAGGCCACCTCCTTTCCGGGCTCGAGCTTCGACTTCATATCCTCTGTTATCGGCACATCTATGGTTGTGTAGTCCTTGAGATCCATGAGCTGAACACTGGTCTCACCCACTGAGAGCACCTGCCCTGTCTTCCGCTCGACTATCGGAGCGTAGACCTTTGTGGTGACCGGTGCAACGATGGACCGCTTCTGGTTGTCGAATATGCCTATCGCGTCTATCCTCGCCTTGGCAGCTCCATGCTTGCCAGGCTTCGAATGCGCTATGCTCTTTATTATGCAGGGCTCGTCATCGATTATTATGTACCTTCCTTCCTTGAGCGTCCTTATCTCTACTTGCTCCTTCATTTGAGATCAACCCAGGTCTTTCGTCTTCCGGTGGAATGATCTGATCATATATTTAAAGGTGAGGAACATGTTCAGCTCTGTATTATCATAATTCCACATCAATCCTGCACAGGCCCGATGATCTCAACGGAGTCTAAATCGACAGATGGATCGTCAGCAGTAGGTACCATACGGAAGATTGATCAGGTTAAACTGCAACGTAACTGTAAATTGTGTCGGAGCAATGTGTACTGAAATGTGATACATTGTGCCCATCCCCGATACGGCTCGTCTCCCTCAGGTTGGCGATCACCATGAACTGCAGATCGACAGTCTTCCTGATGGCCATCATGCTCATCTCCGCCACAGCTGCAGAGTGGCCTGGCTGCAAGTTCCAGTGCACTGCCAAGGATGTGGTGGTTGAGAGAGCATATCTCGGAGACGCATCAGGCAACCCCCTCCAGCCCTGCTCTCAGGGCGCTGCCTCGAGTGCATACATCTGGATCACCATAACAAACAGGGCCAGCGCTCCGAGGTACAACCTGGTTCTGCTCGCGGATCTCGTTATTAATGGCGATCTCGAAAGAATCGAGAGATGCGTGCTTGATGTTTTAGAGGGCAAATCGACCAGGTCTTTCCCCATATACAAGATTGAGTGGAACTGCGGTGAAGAACTGCGCATAAAAGATGTGATCCTGAGCTGGGAGACATCCGGAGCGAAAGCTTGCGATATATCAAGGATGAAATGCGGCGAGAGGACGACGCAGTGCTATGCATACCCAGAGATGAGAGTCGACATCCCGCTCTCAGCAGGTTTTGGGTATAAGGCGAGCTGCCGTAGTGTAAATCTCATAGATCTGACGAGGGGCGGAGCAGCTCCCTACACCTACGACTGGGACCTGGGCGATGGGAGCAGGAGCTCTGCGGCAAATCCGGTGCATGCATATTCGCGTCCGGGGAGATACCTCGTAACTCAAAACGTAACCGATTCAAAGGGCAGATCAGCCAGGAGCTCATCTCTCATAATAATCGAGGGATGCTCCTGCGAGATCGATGGACCTGAGGTGGCATGTGAGGAATCGGTTCAGAGATACACAGCAAACGCCACCGGCAGAGAATACATATGGATGCTTGATGGCCGGGAGATCGGACGCGGAGAGAGCGTGGAGATCTCATGGTCGGAATCCGGCGCTGGAATCCACGAGCTCCGGCTGATCGCAGCTAACATTTCGTGCGTGAAAGAGATAAGAGTCATACCAAAGCCAGAGATCTTCATATCATTTGTGGAGGAATGACGCTGCTCTCATCCAGGATCCGAGGATTCGCGGTGATGGTGCTTCTCGTAGCTGCGTGCTCCGCAGATGATGGTAGGAGCATCACTCTCACCGGACCTGAGGGGGATTACATCTACCACTGGATCGCACAGGTGGATGATGAGGTGATCGCCCAGGGTGATGAGCGTATATTCACATTCCAGCTTCCCGAGACGCCAGGGAAGAGGGTGAAGGTCACGCTTCTTGTTAAATCCATTGAGGGCGGATGCGTCAACAGCTCCTCGATAGAGATCGTGACGGGACAGCTCGGCAGGTCCGAGATACATCTCGATAAGGACTGTGTGTACACAAAACCGGTCCATGTTGGCGATTCTGTTATCTACACCTACAACGTCTCTAATACAGGGGAAAGCGATCTTTTCGATCTCAATCTCACAGACTCACACAGCTGGGGTCCTGGGTGTGAGCCCGTTTACATCAGCGGGGATGATGGAGACGGCGTTCTCAACCCCGGGGAGACGTGGCACTACGAGGCGAGGTTCACGCTCCCGGATCCCAGGAAGTATGGCATGACAGGCGATGCGGTTCTCAGCATAATGGCAGCCCCGGATACGGGCGAGATCGTAAGGTCGCTGCTGAAGAGAAAGCAGAGGCTGGAGGCGAAGCTTTCCATCGTCAGAGAGAGACAGAGGAGCTTTAACCTCTCCAGAGCTCAGACATTCTCCTACATTAGACAAAGACTCAGGTTCGAGAACCATACGAACAGCATCACCGGGGAGTATCTCCTGGAGTCGTTCGATGCGGGCGGCGCTCTGATCTCCAAAGAGTACAGCGACCCGATATCGCGCGCGAGGCTCAGAACCGAGTACAGGCGCGACGGTCGTGTATCCTCCGAGGAGTGTCTCTTCGAGCTGACAAGAGAGTACATTAAAATTGAGTACGATGCGCCATCTCCCGGGTATAAAACGTATACAATAACAGATTACACCACAGGAGACACGCTCATAGCGATTCAGGATCCTTTCGGGAATATCGTGAGCAAGGAGTACCGCAGGACCCCAGGCTACAGGGTGTACGAGGAGCGGGTCATGCTCACGAACATCGCAACAGTCACGGCCAGGGATGCCAGCGGTCTTGTGGTATCTGCGATCGACACCTTCACGCTCGATGTTCTCAGGCCTCTGCCCGCGCTCAGGGTCTACAAGAGCTCCGATCCTGAGATCGCATTTCGCGGCTCGTTCCTGAACTACACGATCAGCTATGAGAACGCGGGATCTGAGGATGCGCATGGTGTTGTGATAAGGGAGCACTACGATGGAAACTTCAGCTTCATCTCCTCATATCCACCACCCGACTCCGGCACGAACGTGTGGAATATCGGGGATCTGAGAGCAGGAGAGTCAGGCACGATACGCATCCTGGGAAGGACATCAGATGAAGCAGATCTCATAACGAACAGGGTCGAGATCCGTAGCGCTGATGGGTCCGGTGATGAGTATGTTCTTAATACCACGGTCGTCAGCACAGGCCTAAACATAAGCAAGAGCGCGTCACCAGGTCTCGTGGTGCCTGGATCGAGACTGACGTACAGGATAAAGTACAGCAACGATGGGTCATACACACATAAAGACGTCCGCATAACTGACATTTTAGATCCCACGGTGGAGTACCTTAGCGCGTCTCCGGCACCGTCTCATACCTCTGGTAACACCTACACCTGGAGCATACCGGAGCTCGCGCCCGGCGCTGGCGGGGAGATCGAGATCAAGGTACTGGTCGGAAGCACTGACAGGGATTTCATCGTCAACACATACCGCATAGATTCTGACAGATTCACGGGGGTTAACAGCACCCTCATCACAGGTGTAATCCAGAGCCTGTGGGTGAACAAGAGCTCTGACAAGGATGTGTACGCGCCAGGCGAGGATGTCGTGTTCACGGTGAGATTCGGCAACAAAGGAAACTACGAGGCGCATGATGTCAACCTCACGGATGTGCTCCCTGACCTGGAGCTTATAAGCGCCTCTGGCAACCCCTCCGCGAGGGGCAGGACGCTCGTGTGGAACATCGGAGATCTGAGAAGCGGCGAGAACGGGACGGTGGTGATAACGATGAGGGTGCCGGAGAGATCGAACCTCATTTACAATGAGAGCTCAAGCGTCTCTGGAGAGGGTTTCGTCAGGGTCAGAAAGAGATTCTCGACTGCCATCGAGTCTAAGTCGCACACAAACAGGGCGTACATCACCGGGTACTACAGCGATGATGGGAGAAAGGTTTACCACAACGCCTCGACCTCGAAGAGCATAACGGTCGCAGGAGATCCGGGATCTGAGATCAGGACAGGAGAGCACGGGAGCGGCTACTACGAGGAGGAGCTCCTGGCGAACCTCAACCTCTCGAGCAGGAACGTCTCAGTTGAGAAGGATCTCTTCGCGGAGCAGAGGCCCACAAGCTTCTCTCTGCCCCGGAGAAAGATCGAGTTCAGATCATCATGGTTCGAGAGCACCGAGTCCAGGAACCGGAATCGGGGAGAGATGATCGAGGGGAGCTACATGTACGCCAGGTCCCTGGATCTGAGCAGCAGGTACCAGGCCGACCCGAACCAGACCACCTTCAGGGAGGTCTCGGAGGTGGAGCAGGGCGTCATGCGCATTAGATACGTCTCGAGGGATACATCATCGCTCATAGACGAGAGATACGCGGGGAGCTTCAGATCTGAATCATCGATCGACTCATATGGAAGCGGTCTTGCGTACAGGAGAGCATCATCCGGAGAGGGTTTTGTCGGTTCTGAGCTCCGTGCAGGATCGATGGAGTCCAGGGAGAGCGGCAGCGGTTACTATCGCTCAGACCTGATCCGCCAGACCGAGATCATGAAAAGAGATCTTGAGGCGTCGAGCTCAGATGTGAACACGACGCTGGACGGGAGGGAGATCAGGTTCAGCAGCCTCTGGCATGAATCATCAATGACAGAGGACCGATCAAGGGATCTAGCGATGATGGAGCGCATAACCCATGCGAGGTACATCAGGATGGAGTCTGAGCTCAGCAGATCAACCCTCTCGATGCTGGGGGAGTTCGAGGGGAGAGGAGAGATCAGAGCCACGATGGGCAGGCCTGAGACGCTCCGGGTTGAGCAGGATCTCGCCGGCATGTACACAGTAGATCTCGCGGTGAGCGTTTACGCCGTGCCGAAGCATCTCTATCCTCACATCAACATCACGAAGATGGCGGTGCCTGTCGATGAGAACAATGTGCTGTTCATCATAAATGTGACAAACGATGGGAACGAGCCGCTGAGGGATGTGATTGTCAGAGACGTGCTTCCCGAGGGTCTGGAGATGATCAACTCCACGCTGCGGCCTTCGATGGAGGGAAGATGCATCAACTGGAGCATACCGCTCCTGGAGATCAGCAGGAGGATGGAGATAAGGCTCTTCGCAAGCATGGATCCTGAGATTGATATCTTCGAGAATCACGTCAATGTGGCAGCAAGAGCTGAGAAGGGTGATGTATCAGCAGAGGCCTCCGTCAGGTTCGACAGGGAGTGGCTATCGTGCTGTATTGGCAGCACTGCAGAGAATCTCACCGCGGAGAACCGGACACTTGTGCTTCCAGAATCGTACAGCTGCATCGGCATGAACGGGAGCTTCGAGGACTGCGAGGGCGCGATCGATGAGGTATACGATGAGATGGAGAAGAGGGATGACTGCACCAAGGGGTGCATATGAAGAGCATGAACGGCAGCAGTCTACTCACACGGGAAACTGCACGAGATACATGAAAAATCAGCGGACGTCTATGCGTCAAAACATTAAGAATAGCGATAGGTAGATTGCAGGGACGGGATTCGAACCCGCGAACACCTACGTGACATGGCCCTCAATCCTGCGCCTTGGAACATGCACGATCAAAAACAGCATTTGTCACGCTGTCCCACAGAAGGACCTCATGCCCAAAAAGTTAAAATAGAATTTGGTTACTAATCATAATTAAGAACCATAAATAAGTAACGTAGATATTCGTACATACGTTGCTGTGTATTTTACAGGAGGTGTTGAGGGATGAATGCACGATGGTGTTTAATTGTGATACTAGCGGTTCTGTCGATATCATCGCCTGCAGCCTCTGTTGCCGTTGGAAACTTCGCGGATCTAGGGAACAAGCTGGTGGTGTCCGAGGAGACTGTGACTCTCAAGGCCCCAGAAGGCGATTACATCTACGACTGGTCCGCCGAAGCTGATGGGAAGATATTCGCCCAGGGGGACTCCCAGGTATTCACATTCAAGGCACCAAAGGTGACACAGGAAGAGGGATCGAAGGTTGTGACCATCAACCTCCTCATAAGGACCAAGGTTGGCGGATGCGTCAACCAGGCAACTGGCGAGATAACAGTGTATCCGATGCCCGTATGCGGCATGGAGGGTCCGGAGGAGGTTACTGCTGAGGAGACTGCGACGTACAGGTACACAGGCGGAACTGCAGGGAAGCTGACATACGAGTGGAGCGTCGATGGCAATCCAGCAGGTACGAATTCCGATACGCTCCAGGTCGACTGGTCGAACTACGTCCCCGGAAAGCATACAGTTGGGCTGAAGATAACCAGGGATTACTCTGATGTGGTTCCCAACGAGCGCGAGCCATACAGATCTGTTAGCTGTGAGCTTCCTGTGAACGTGACGTACACATCAGGTCTCACTGTCACAAAAACCCCATCGGTGAGCACAGCCAGGGTCGGCACTGAGATAACATACACATACGTGATAACAAACACAGGAACGATACGCATCAATGACATAGTTCTGAAGGACGACAAGCTCGGGGAGATAAAGCCTGATAAGAAAATGCTAAAGCCAGGCGAGACCGCGACTGCAACTGCAAAGTACACTGTAAAAGAGACAGACCTTCCAGGGCCACTGACAAACAACGTGACCGCAAGCGGCACAGAGATGCACACCGGAAAGCAGGTTGTGTCCGAGACCGCGATTGCCACGGTCACACTGGAGTACACAGCATCGATCACCCTGGACAAATCTGCTTCACCAAATCCGGCAAGGGTCGGAGATACAGTGACATACACCTACACGATAACAAACAGCGGCGAGGTAACACTGAAGAATCTGGCGCTTTCTGATGACAGGATAACAGGCATAAAGCTCGGAACAAATGAGCTGAAGCCAGGTGAATCGGCTACAGCAACCGCGACGTACAAAGTTGCAGAGGCAGACCTGCCGGGTCCGATCACGAACAGCGCGACCGTCAAAGCTGTTGATGTTCTTGGAAGAGAGGTCAGCGCTCAGGACTCCGAATCCGTTGATCTCACATACACTGCGAGCGTGAGCATTGAGAAGACCGCCACGCCCTCTCCTGCAAACGTCGGCCAGACGATCACGTACACCTACAGGATAAGCAACACAGGGGATGTGACACTGAGCGAGATCAAAGCCACAGATGATAAGCTCGGAGACCTGACGCTCACCAAGGCTGTGCTGGCTCCTGGAGAGAGCATCACTGCCACAAATACATATCAGGTCACACAGAACGACCTGCCGGGTCCGATCAGAAACAACGCCACAGTAAGCGCGAAGGACGTCCTGGGCAATGATGTCAGCGCAACCACCAGAGCCTTCGTGGATCTGACATACAGAGCCGCTATGAGCGTGACCAAGACGCCGACGCCATCGCCGGCCGG
This genomic stretch from Methanothrix sp. harbors:
- a CDS encoding helix-turn-helix domain-containing protein; protein product: MSEKNAIKALRDLGLTEYEARVYTALTRLKAGIASEIHQISGIPRPAVYGALKRLVMRGIVEVQPSKPMRYRVADPAAALERLKSSFMTDAEAALHALEEVYSADGSGREEEMGIWVHQGAGRVCEKVVEVLSRAERDILIINPALLESLGDLYNIFRHVNEIIKNIHERSVSIRAVSPEDIPSWNIPGAERRIHPWRERGICAMIPDRGDVLVVVSGEREPIAITAGSALARMYRDLGEALWRASATTEVDASRRYQTTDGEQQEAPSSGLRGGHSFKSKY
- a CDS encoding translation initiation factor IF-5A, which encodes MKEQVEIRTLKEGRYIIIDDEPCIIKSIAHSKPGKHGAAKARIDAIGIFDNQKRSIVAPVTTKVYAPIVERKTGQVLSVGETSVQLMDLKDYTTIDVPITEDMKSKLEPGKEVAYLSSMGKVKMDIR
- a CDS encoding DUF11 domain-containing protein; its protein translation is MTLLSSRIRGFAVMVLLVAACSADDGRSITLTGPEGDYIYHWIAQVDDEVIAQGDERIFTFQLPETPGKRVKVTLLVKSIEGGCVNSSSIEIVTGQLGRSEIHLDKDCVYTKPVHVGDSVIYTYNVSNTGESDLFDLNLTDSHSWGPGCEPVYISGDDGDGVLNPGETWHYEARFTLPDPRKYGMTGDAVLSIMAAPDTGEIVRSLLKRKQRLEAKLSIVRERQRSFNLSRAQTFSYIRQRLRFENHTNSITGEYLLESFDAGGALISKEYSDPISRARLRTEYRRDGRVSSEECLFELTREYIKIEYDAPSPGYKTYTITDYTTGDTLIAIQDPFGNIVSKEYRRTPGYRVYEERVMLTNIATVTARDASGLVVSAIDTFTLDVLRPLPALRVYKSSDPEIAFRGSFLNYTISYENAGSEDAHGVVIREHYDGNFSFISSYPPPDSGTNVWNIGDLRAGESGTIRILGRTSDEADLITNRVEIRSADGSGDEYVLNTTVVSTGLNISKSASPGLVVPGSRLTYRIKYSNDGSYTHKDVRITDILDPTVEYLSASPAPSHTSGNTYTWSIPELAPGAGGEIEIKVLVGSTDRDFIVNTYRIDSDRFTGVNSTLITGVIQSLWVNKSSDKDVYAPGEDVVFTVRFGNKGNYEAHDVNLTDVLPDLELISASGNPSARGRTLVWNIGDLRSGENGTVVITMRVPERSNLIYNESSSVSGEGFVRVRKRFSTAIESKSHTNRAYITGYYSDDGRKVYHNASTSKSITVAGDPGSEIRTGEHGSGYYEEELLANLNLSSRNVSVEKDLFAEQRPTSFSLPRRKIEFRSSWFESTESRNRNRGEMIEGSYMYARSLDLSSRYQADPNQTTFREVSEVEQGVMRIRYVSRDTSSLIDERYAGSFRSESSIDSYGSGLAYRRASSGEGFVGSELRAGSMESRESGSGYYRSDLIRQTEIMKRDLEASSSDVNTTLDGREIRFSSLWHESSMTEDRSRDLAMMERITHARYIRMESELSRSTLSMLGEFEGRGEIRATMGRPETLRVEQDLAGMYTVDLAVSVYAVPKHLYPHINITKMAVPVDENNVLFIINVTNDGNEPLRDVIVRDVLPEGLEMINSTLRPSMEGRCINWSIPLLEISRRMEIRLFASMDPEIDIFENHVNVAARAEKGDVSAEASVRFDREWLSCCIGSTAENLTAENRTLVLPESYSCIGMNGSFEDCEGAIDEVYDEMEKRDDCTKGCI
- the tes gene encoding tetraether lipid synthase Tes, with the protein product MVVMALNTIDRDVASVCPVCLRTVSAHIFQRDQAVMIRKSCPEHGEFEDVYWSDAELYRRFMRYVETGRGIENFITKGDCPLSCGLCDNHKTSTLLANIDVTTRCNLACPICFADASPKRVYEPTMEQIERMLRILREERPVPCYAVQFSGGEPTVREDLPEIMALARSMGFTQIQIATNGLRLASSPGLARELSEAGLSTVYLQFDGVDEGPYIKMRGRDLLGVKLRAIESCRRGGLNSVVLVPTVAKGVNDVQLGEIIRFASRNVDVVRGVNMQPISFAGRVEEAERKSNRITIPDLILSIEEQTDGEISRDDFYPVPFVAPVSRIVEVLTERPRLVFTVHPCCGAATYVYCEGDRLIPITRFVDVEGLMERLRDILQDYNGSRISRLKIQGSLLKDLPGFIDESRAPKDLHITKLLMNVLRTGTFDSLREFHSRNLFIGIMHFQDLYNLDLERVSRCGIHYATPDGRIIPFCTYNTIHRSEVENRYSIAEACAPPQRLGVSPVT
- a CDS encoding aldolase; translated protein: MRYSVELISPERKIELAEEYADQVLYEVKSEIYGCCIKLLTGMRDVRGRWEDSFYFMSQSVRSHGRMYVVNDPGGKNRVLYDPHSKTAFLLNFDYYGWIKSLALSLAGDILEDEHGIHSVHGACLDLDGRGICIIGGPGTGKTTHTYGLLRDPRVRVVSDDWFFGRIYGKDVLGYGSEKNFYIRSELSGIWREFSWLVERAELDSMGRGVVDLRWAIGKGRILPLTTIRHVFILKRDHSDKQIVRLSSEDALQIVEKNGYFNPHLLVDGDLKRRIRSGFFRAMLSSASVWEVNTTGTPEETQSMIRDAIGV
- a CDS encoding PKD domain-containing protein yields the protein MNCRSTVFLMAIMLISATAAEWPGCKFQCTAKDVVVERAYLGDASGNPLQPCSQGAASSAYIWITITNRASAPRYNLVLLADLVINGDLERIERCVLDVLEGKSTRSFPIYKIEWNCGEELRIKDVILSWETSGAKACDISRMKCGERTTQCYAYPEMRVDIPLSAGFGYKASCRSVNLIDLTRGGAAPYTYDWDLGDGSRSSAANPVHAYSRPGRYLVTQNVTDSKGRSARSSSLIIIEGCSCEIDGPEVACEESVQRYTANATGREYIWMLDGREIGRGESVEISWSESGAGIHELRLIAANISCVKEIRVIPKPEIFISFVEE